In Marisediminicola antarctica, one DNA window encodes the following:
- a CDS encoding MarR family winged helix-turn-helix transcriptional regulator yields the protein MAGPFTLAETERQVSERLGGLPLDYAAMAVTSNLFRAANAVRNHLERSVLAQHNLSWTGFVVLWVTWIWEPIETRQIALEGGFSKATLTGVLTTLQDRGWVTRERSQTDGRLVLVRLTDDGRAMMTELFPEFNLEEQHISGPIDVARREELAEMLRLITVNVERADSTIPPA from the coding sequence ATGGCCGGACCGTTCACGCTTGCCGAGACGGAGCGCCAGGTGAGCGAACGCCTCGGCGGACTCCCCCTCGACTACGCCGCGATGGCCGTCACCTCGAACCTGTTCCGTGCCGCGAACGCCGTACGCAACCACCTCGAGCGATCGGTGCTCGCCCAGCACAACCTCTCCTGGACCGGCTTCGTGGTGCTCTGGGTCACCTGGATCTGGGAGCCTATCGAGACTCGTCAGATCGCCCTCGAGGGTGGATTCTCCAAGGCGACGCTCACCGGCGTGCTCACGACCCTTCAGGATCGCGGCTGGGTCACCCGCGAGCGCAGCCAGACCGACGGGCGCCTCGTGCTCGTGCGCCTGACCGATGACGGCCGAGCGATGATGACGGAGCTGTTCCCCGAGTTCAACCTCGAGGAGCAGCACATCTCGGGCCCCATCGACGTCGCCCGCCGCGAGGAACTCGCCGAGATGCTGCGTCTCATCACGGTCAACGTCGAGAGGGCCGACTCGACGATTCCGCCTGCCTGA
- a CDS encoding gamma-glutamyl-gamma-aminobutyrate hydrolase family protein, which produces MSSFRPRIAIVGRFAGSTSALRFAAVVNARALLESVWAAGGDPVTLLPVEGVDWTERLVGYDGVLLPGGGDLDPATYGEPSRHESVYDVDAMQDAVDLDLARVALAGGIPLLAICRGLHIVNVVRGGSLVQNLPVHHRHHEHDVLFDRAHARFGVAGPSVRASCYHHQALDRLGEGVTVVARATDGVPEAVLIDAPGWAIGVQWHPEDTAASDPDQAAIFAELVRQAESSSRPSRR; this is translated from the coding sequence ATGAGCAGCTTTCGCCCCCGGATCGCAATCGTCGGCCGGTTCGCCGGCTCGACCTCGGCGTTGCGCTTCGCCGCCGTCGTCAACGCGCGGGCCCTGCTCGAGTCGGTCTGGGCGGCCGGCGGCGACCCGGTCACGCTACTGCCCGTCGAAGGCGTCGACTGGACCGAGCGCCTCGTCGGCTACGACGGCGTGCTGCTGCCCGGTGGCGGCGACCTCGACCCGGCGACCTACGGCGAGCCGAGCCGGCACGAGAGCGTCTACGACGTTGACGCGATGCAGGATGCCGTCGACCTCGACCTCGCGCGGGTCGCCCTGGCGGGCGGCATCCCGCTTCTCGCGATCTGCCGTGGACTGCACATTGTCAACGTCGTGCGCGGGGGATCTCTCGTGCAGAATCTGCCCGTGCACCACCGGCACCACGAACACGACGTGCTCTTCGACCGCGCGCACGCCCGCTTCGGCGTCGCGGGGCCCTCGGTGCGGGCATCCTGCTACCACCACCAGGCCCTCGACCGGCTCGGCGAGGGCGTCACCGTCGTCGCGCGTGCGACCGACGGGGTGCCGGAGGCCGTGCTGATCGACGCGCCGGGCTGGGCGATCGGCGTGCAATGGCATCCGGAGGACACCGCGGCGAGCGATCCCGACCAGGCCGCGATATTCGCCGAGCTCGTCAGGCAGGCGGAATCGTCGAGTCGGCCCTCTCGACGTTGA
- a CDS encoding aldehyde dehydrogenase: MTSIDLADVTVAGVSVDTRHYIGGRRVASETTFANTSPIDGSELGNIARGGADEIDLAVAAARDAFPAWAAMPTAERAAILNRIADLVEERLPELANVETMDNGGLLRSNLRGVMPRVAHNFRFFADWAVNQLRHDDFETRGHTNHVSWDPSGVAGLITPWNAPLMLATWKIAPALAAGDTVVLKPAEWTPLTASLLADICADAGLPDGVFNLVQGFGREAGAALVAHPGLRRISFTGSVPTAKSIARAAADNLTPCSFELGGKSPCIVLADADIELAAALAVEQYDNAGQVCLSGTRLLVHESIADDFAAAFQAKAASLRQGDPRDPDTDIGPQVHAVHFDRIKGFVDRAEADGASILMGGTANADLGGLYFTPTLVGDAARGSEILTQEVFGPVLTMQRFATDEEALELANGTEFGLAAVVVSGDRAHAAAITERLVAGTIWVNCFFVRDLRAPFGGSKKSGVGREGGTWSFDFYADVKNTVVAPHGWKE; this comes from the coding sequence ATGACGAGCATTGACCTAGCTGACGTAACCGTTGCCGGAGTGTCGGTCGACACGAGGCATTACATCGGCGGCCGGCGCGTGGCCTCCGAGACCACTTTCGCCAACACCTCCCCCATCGACGGGTCCGAGCTCGGCAACATCGCCCGCGGCGGGGCAGACGAGATCGACCTCGCGGTCGCTGCCGCTCGCGACGCCTTTCCGGCCTGGGCCGCGATGCCGACAGCCGAACGGGCGGCGATCCTGAACCGCATCGCCGATCTGGTCGAGGAGCGTCTGCCCGAGCTCGCGAACGTCGAGACCATGGACAACGGCGGACTGCTGCGCAGCAACCTGCGCGGTGTCATGCCGCGCGTCGCGCACAACTTCCGGTTCTTCGCCGACTGGGCCGTCAATCAGCTGAGGCACGACGACTTCGAGACCCGCGGCCACACCAATCACGTGTCCTGGGACCCCTCGGGCGTCGCCGGCCTCATCACGCCGTGGAACGCCCCGCTCATGCTCGCCACGTGGAAGATCGCGCCTGCGCTCGCGGCCGGCGACACGGTCGTGCTGAAGCCCGCCGAGTGGACGCCGCTCACCGCATCCCTGCTCGCCGACATCTGCGCGGACGCCGGGCTGCCCGACGGAGTCTTCAACCTCGTGCAGGGCTTCGGCCGGGAGGCGGGAGCAGCGCTCGTCGCGCATCCGGGACTGCGCCGCATCTCGTTCACCGGGTCTGTGCCCACCGCGAAGTCGATCGCCAGGGCAGCAGCCGACAACCTCACCCCGTGCAGCTTCGAGCTCGGCGGCAAGAGCCCCTGCATCGTGCTCGCGGATGCCGACATCGAACTCGCCGCCGCGCTCGCGGTCGAGCAGTACGACAACGCCGGGCAGGTCTGCCTCTCCGGCACCAGGCTGCTCGTGCACGAGAGCATTGCGGACGACTTCGCGGCGGCGTTCCAGGCCAAGGCCGCATCGCTGCGCCAGGGCGACCCGCGCGACCCCGACACCGACATCGGCCCCCAGGTGCACGCCGTGCACTTCGACCGCATCAAGGGATTCGTCGACCGGGCCGAGGCCGACGGCGCGAGCATCCTCATGGGAGGCACAGCCAACGCCGACCTCGGCGGCCTGTATTTCACGCCCACACTCGTCGGCGATGCCGCGCGCGGCAGCGAGATCCTCACCCAGGAGGTCTTCGGCCCGGTGCTCACGATGCAGAGATTCGCGACCGACGAGGAGGCCCTCGAGCTCGCCAACGGCACAGAGTTCGGGCTCGCCGCCGTCGTTGTGTCCGGCGACCGGGCGCACGCCGCCGCGATCACCGAGAGGCTCGTCGCCGGCACGATCTGGGTCAACTGCTTCTTCGTCCGCGACCTGCGCGCGCCCTTCGGCGGATCGAAGAAGTCTGGCGTCGGCCGCGAGGGTGGCACGTGGTCCTTTGATTTTTACGCGGACGTGAAGAACACGGTCGTTGCACCTCACGGATGGAAGGAATAG
- a CDS encoding catechol 1,2-dioxygenase, with protein sequence MGEIVGVGLIAHVPTIMLPEDVRLDINDGHEISLVPGLEKLRKDVFETADYDTVVVVDSHWATTVEFVINSHERRSGKFTSEELPRGMHGVPFDYRGDPELARLAESFAEKNGTWITPIDDPDLPVMYATINLWKFLGEGLDKRWLSISICQTATDEDMLRAGRALGEAIAASDRKVIILASGALSHTFYKLRDLRKHEASDPSHIFSPGARAADEERLEWFKAGDHARVLETMPEFHKFRPEAMFGHWLVTAGAIGEDRCTAPGAMYSEYENSIGTGQVHVWFPRPAEGFPAPKNLTLSRE encoded by the coding sequence ATGGGTGAAATAGTAGGCGTCGGCCTTATCGCACACGTCCCGACGATCATGCTGCCGGAGGATGTCCGCCTGGACATCAACGACGGGCACGAGATCAGTCTGGTTCCCGGTTTAGAGAAGCTGCGAAAGGACGTCTTCGAGACTGCCGACTACGACACCGTCGTCGTCGTCGACAGCCACTGGGCGACGACCGTCGAGTTCGTCATCAACTCGCACGAGCGCCGCAGCGGCAAGTTCACCTCGGAGGAGCTGCCTCGCGGCATGCACGGGGTTCCATTCGACTATCGCGGCGACCCGGAGCTGGCTCGCCTGGCCGAGAGCTTCGCGGAGAAGAACGGCACCTGGATCACGCCGATCGACGATCCGGACCTCCCCGTCATGTACGCCACGATCAACCTGTGGAAGTTTCTCGGCGAGGGACTCGACAAGCGCTGGCTGAGCATCAGCATCTGCCAGACCGCGACCGACGAGGACATGCTCCGCGCCGGACGCGCGCTTGGCGAGGCGATCGCCGCGAGCGACCGCAAGGTCATCATCCTCGCCTCGGGCGCCCTGTCCCACACCTTTTACAAGCTGCGCGATCTGCGCAAGCACGAGGCGAGCGACCCGTCGCACATCTTCAGCCCCGGCGCCCGCGCCGCCGACGAGGAGCGCCTCGAGTGGTTCAAGGCCGGAGACCACGCCCGCGTACTCGAGACGATGCCCGAGTTCCACAAATTCCGCCCCGAGGCGATGTTCGGGCACTGGCTCGTCACCGCGGGTGCGATCGGCGAAGACCGCTGCACCGCCCCCGGCGCGATGTACAGCGAGTACGAGAACTCCATCGGCACCGGCCAGGTGCACGTGTGGTTCCCGCGCCCGGCCGAGGGATTCCCGGCCCCGAAGAACCTGACGCTGTCGCGTGAGTGA